In Stigmatopora nigra isolate UIUO_SnigA chromosome 21, RoL_Snig_1.1, whole genome shotgun sequence, the genomic stretch GTAGTACTTGACTACTACCTAGATACTTACCTGTAGTCTGCCAGCTAAGCACAGAGTTCAGCCTCAACCTGTAGTAGTACACTAGTACTTGTTTGAAACAAAGATAGTAAATATTACTTCAAGTCTATGAAAAGTCATCACACTGACggatttgaccaaaaaaatactacatgcaaAAGGGGGCAGTTTTCTCCAAACATTTTACTTCAATCATTATGCATTACAACATGAAACCAAAGAACATTAGAAACTCCTCCTCCCTTCCTCTTTTTGTAGCAGGCCTGATatattcacataaaaaaaaaagtccatattCTCATCCTCTTGGCCATTATGATGTCTCCATCTTGTAACCATGTTTTTCCAGCTCAGCCCTAGAAAGAAAAGCAATGTTAATTTCAAATGCCTACCTTTAGTACATGTAAAAATTTGAGAAACACGTCTAGATAACAAATATTTAACACACTACATCTTATGATCTACAGAAGAACAtttaaaatcaacaacaacaatattaaaaaagaagGAATTGAAGTGTATACCTTAACTGGTTGGAGAAATCATCCTCAACGTTGTCGTCGTCCCAGTTATCTTCCCAAACATGGGCATCTTCATCTTCGTACATCCCGGTCCAATCTGAATATATCCGTAAGAATGCGTCGAAAATGTCAAACGGACATTTGACGGAGGAAAATGCTTTTGAAGAGCGGAAAAACGTCGACAACCCCAGTCGAGTCTCATTAGGAAATCCTGTTCAGCTGCGTTTCTGTACGGACGCCATACTCGTAGCTTGTGGCCGCTAATATAACCAAAAATAActggaaatgtatttttagtgaATGTATCCACCCGATAATCGGTTAAGTCTCCTTTTAGGGTATTTTTCCGGCCGTTTATTGCTTCGTTTTAGGGCAGTAAGTGGGATGTTTACTGCTAAGGCTAAGATAGCATGGCTAGGCGAGCTGAGTCACTCTAACCGCGTCAAGATTCACAAACAAAGAGTGAAATCAGACAAATATGAGTTTGGAGTTATTGATATGCTTACCTTCGGCTGGGAATTCTTCAAATTCGTCGTCTTCCTCCAGTAAACCCAGATCGACGGTTTGCTTTTTGTCGGTCATGTTCACTTGCCGGCGTGTTGCAGCTGTTTTGATGATTAGTAAAAATGGAGACGGCGCTTTGCATTGTGGGAAGGAAAAGGGGCGGTGGCTGGGTAGTGGAGTTCAACTGTATGCGCAAATGCGCAATTGAAGCGCTAATAAAGTAGTAAATTGCTCTGGATATTAtatttgtgtgttgttgtttttgtgaccTCATATCTACACAACAATTgaatatccaatccattttaagaaACCAGGTTGTTTTTAATATCAATTTCTCACTTTgactaactaccacagcacacACCCTGACATGAATACCTGAAATGATAGTGAATGAGTGAAGCTAATGAAAACTTTTCCTCCGAATGTAGTCTGTCACGTTCCTTTCTCCCATTAACTTTTCTCATATACTCAACAGTATAAAAGCTCTTTTATGAAAAGCAGTCACTTATAAGCAAGGGTAATTCATTTCCTAACAAATACATCCCGCATTCCATAGGCCTGCTCCGATAATAACGCAGCAGCCACAACTTAGCTTTCCTCTCAATGAAACAGCTCATTTACTCCAAAACCACCGGCACCGCAATGAAAATGACTTTGACTGCTACTGTCATTTGTTGACGGATGAAGAAAACCTCAACTTAAGAGCGCTTATCCGCTTTTATTTTGTAACGACCTTCGAGTTGCCGCAACATGATGGAGCAAAGCAAACTGgacagatggaaaaaaacatagcaATAGGTTTGGCAGAGGACAGATTTCAAAtaggattttttaaatgaccatttaaAACTGTCGTTTCAATTCTTAGTGAATCTTGTTGCTGCATTCCTGGGAGTCAAAGCACTCCCGGTTGCCAGTGTCACTCAGTCAGCGCAGGT encodes the following:
- the sem1 gene encoding 26S proteasome complex subunit SEM1, translating into MTDKKQTVDLGLLEEDDEFEEFPAEDWTGMYEDEDAHVWEDNWDDDNVEDDFSNQLRAELEKHGYKMETS